A region from the Vicia villosa cultivar HV-30 ecotype Madison, WI linkage group LG3, Vvil1.0, whole genome shotgun sequence genome encodes:
- the LOC131662438 gene encoding tryptophan synthase beta chain 1-like, producing the protein MASSISTLNSSMLLPISKEQNYPSSNFHSISLKSASLPSKISCSVTRDASSVLPLQDQNKVENGSVVPLRPDSFGRFGKYGGKYVPETLMHALTELEASFYALAADEDFQKELAGILKDYVGRETPLYFAERLTEHYKRPNGEGPQIYLKREDLNHTGAHKINNAVAQALLAKKLGKKRIIAETGAGQHGVATATVCARFGLECIIYMGAQDMERQSLNVFRMRLLGAEVRPVHSGTATLKDATSEAIRDWVTNVETTHYILGSVAGPHPYPMMVREFHAVIGKETRKQALEKWGGKPDVLIACVGGGSNAMGLFHEFVDDTDVRLIGVEAAGFGLDSGKHAATLTKGEIGVLHGAMSYLLQDADGQIVEPHSISAGLDYPGVGPEHSFLKDLGRAEYYSITDDEALEAFKRVSRLEGIIPALETSHALAYLEKVCPTLPNGTKVVVNFSGRGDKDVHTAIKYLKV; encoded by the exons ATGGCTTCATCCATTTCAACTCTCAATTCATCAATGTTACTTCCAATTTCCAAAGAACAAAACTACCCATCTTCCAATTTTCATTCAATTAGCTTAAAGTCTGCATCTTTACCTTCAAAAATCTCTTGTTCTGTCACTAGAGATGCTTCCTCTGTTCTCCCATTGCAGGATCAGAACAAGGTTGAAAATGGGTCGGTTGTTCCTCTAAGACCCGATTCGTTTGGGAGGTTTGGGAAGTATGGTGGGAAATATGTTCCTGAAACTCTTATGCATGCTCTTACTGAGCTTGAAGCTTCGTTCTATGCACTTGCTGCTGATGAAGATTTTCAG AAAGAACTGGCTGGGATTCTAAAGGACTATGTTGGTCGGGAGACACCTCTTTATTTTGCAGAAAGGTTGACGGAGCATTACAAGAGGCCTAATGGTGAAGGTCCTCAAATTTATTTGAAGAGGGAAGATCTTAACCACACCGGAGCCCATAAAATTAACAATGCTGTTGCTCAAGCTTTGCTTGCCAAGAAATTAGGCAAAAAACGCATTATTGCTGAAACCGGAGCTGGGCAGCATGGAGTTGCAACTGCTACTGTATGTGCTCGATTTGGTTTAGAATGCATTATTTATATGGGTGCACAGGATATGGAAAGGCAGTCACTGAATGTCTTCAGAATGCGTCTTCTTGGTGCTGAG GTGAGACCAGTCCACTCTGGGACTGCTACACTTAAGGATGCTACATCCGAAGCTATAAGAGACTGGGTGACGAACGTTGAAACAACTCATTATATTTTGGGTTCTGTCGCTGGACCGCATCCATATCCAATGATGGTGAGAGAGTTTCATGCTGTGATCGGCAAGGAAACCAGAAAGCAAGCATTGGAAAAATGGGGAGGGAAACCAGATGTTCTGATTGCATGCGTCGGTGGAGGTTCAAATGCCATGGGACTTTTCCATGAATTTGTTGATGATACTGATGTTAGGCTAATTGGTGTGGAAGCTGCTGGCTTTGGCCTCGACAGTGGCAAGCATGCTGCTACATTAACGAAAGGAGAAATTGGGGTTTTGCATGGAGCCATGAGCTATCTGCTGCAGGATGCTGATGGACAAATTGTTGAGCCTCACTCTATTAGTGCAGG GTTGGACTACCCTGGTGTTGGACCTGAACATAGCTTTTTGAAAGACTTGGGACGTGCTGAATATTATAGCATCACTGATGATGAAGCATTGGAAG CTTTTAAGAGAGTTTCGCGACTCGAAGGCATCATTCCAGCTCTTGAGACATCACATGCCTTGGCTTATCTTGAGAAAGTATGTCCAACTCTTCCTAACGGAACAAAGGTTGTGGTTAACTTCAGCGGCCGAGGTGATAAGGATGTTCATACTGCTATCAAGTACCTGAAAGTTTGA